In Acidaminococcales bacterium, a single genomic region encodes these proteins:
- a CDS encoding VOC family protein: MIKKINHIAIAVWDIDKAIAFHRDILKLDFHGYEELPEIGCAVAFFSCGEVEVELVSPIGERAFVKKHLETVGEGLYHIAYEVDSIQAALDYFAKENIPLRSPAPKPGSRNTRVGYLEAEGACGVITELVELAGKN; encoded by the coding sequence GTGATTAAAAAAATCAACCATATTGCCATAGCGGTCTGGGACATTGACAAGGCAATTGCGTTTCATCGGGATATTCTCAAACTTGATTTCCACGGGTATGAAGAATTGCCGGAAATTGGCTGCGCGGTAGCGTTTTTCTCTTGCGGCGAAGTAGAAGTGGAACTGGTTTCTCCTATAGGGGAGCGCGCTTTTGTGAAAAAACATCTGGAAACGGTTGGCGAAGGGCTGTACCACATCGCCTATGAGGTTGATTCCATTCAGGCGGCGCTTGATTATTTCGCAAAGGAAAACATTCCTTTGCGCAGCCCCGCGCCAAAGCCCGGCTCCAGAAATACCCGCGTCGGCTATCTCGAAGCCGAAGGCGCTTGCGGCGTCATTACCGAACTGGTGGAATTGGCCGGCAAGAATTGA